In a single window of the Methylophaga frappieri genome:
- a CDS encoding helix-turn-helix transcriptional regulator yields MHQKDIKLLTVPELAEILHMTAATIRNRLSRGEPMPPSIKVGHRRLFPERELNDWIMSKIDSIES; encoded by the coding sequence ATGCATCAGAAAGATATCAAGTTACTGACCGTGCCAGAATTGGCCGAGATTCTGCACATGACCGCAGCAACAATCAGAAACAGGTTAAGTCGTGGTGAGCCGATGCCACCATCTATCAAAGTTGGGCACAGACGCTTATTCCCTGAAAGAGAGCTAAACGACTGGATTATGTCGAAGATTGATTCCATCGAATCATAA
- a CDS encoding replication protein RepA produces MTSQTEALSAEEKNVHRFITQASDINSISAQEAGSRAYMPRSLVLATLPHSKRQDPFFVRKNGNFSLALMAHPDIGLPYGSLPRLLIAFLTTEAVRTNSRDIELGKSLSDFLTKLKETPNGGPGGGITRVKEQMRRLFSTRISCTYTNKNLVSGTNLDIVDSYDLWWHPTSPDQSSLFKSHVCLNEGFFKEVTQRPVPIDMRALMALKKSPLEVDIYCWLTYRMSYLERTIVISWQDLQIQIGSSYARMRDFKAKFIQHLNRVLAVYPSARVRAVKNGLELKPSLTHIPKR; encoded by the coding sequence TTGACTTCTCAAACTGAAGCTCTTAGCGCAGAAGAGAAAAATGTCCATAGGTTTATAACTCAAGCCTCAGACATCAACTCAATAAGTGCTCAAGAAGCAGGGAGTCGGGCATATATGCCTAGGTCATTAGTTTTGGCGACACTTCCCCACAGTAAAAGACAAGATCCTTTTTTTGTTCGCAAAAATGGGAATTTCAGCCTTGCACTAATGGCACACCCCGATATCGGCCTTCCCTACGGAAGCTTGCCCAGACTTTTGATTGCATTTCTAACTACAGAAGCTGTAAGAACGAACAGTCGTGATATTGAGCTTGGTAAATCACTATCTGACTTTCTTACCAAACTGAAAGAAACACCCAACGGAGGGCCAGGGGGAGGCATTACCAGGGTAAAAGAGCAAATGAGACGTTTGTTCTCAACTCGAATTTCTTGCACATACACTAACAAGAATCTCGTAAGTGGAACTAACTTAGATATTGTTGATAGCTATGATCTGTGGTGGCACCCTACATCTCCAGATCAATCGTCCCTATTCAAAAGTCATGTATGCCTAAATGAAGGTTTTTTCAAAGAAGTGACCCAAAGACCCGTTCCAATTGATATGAGAGCCCTAATGGCACTTAAAAAGTCTCCTCTGGAAGTGGATATCTATTGTTGGCTGACATATAGAATGAGCTACCTTGAGCGTACAATAGTGATCTCATGGCAAGACCTTCAAATACAAATAGGAAGCTCCTACGCAAGAATGAGAGACTTCAAAGCAAAGTTCATTCAACATCTGAATCGAGTTTTGGCCGTATACCCTTCTGCAAGAGTGAGGGCTGTTAAGAACGGTTTAGAGCTAAAACCAAGTTTGACGCACATTCCTAAACGCTGA
- a CDS encoding NAD(P)H-dependent oxidoreductase, which translates to MKSAIIFGSSRYDGNTSQLVKQVRSEIDASLFELKDYDITPFDYQHQNKNDDYLPLVRELVQHDHLVFATPVY; encoded by the coding sequence TTGAAGTCAGCAATAATCTTTGGTTCATCTAGATACGATGGAAATACGAGTCAATTGGTCAAACAAGTTCGCTCAGAGATAGATGCTTCATTGTTTGAACTAAAGGATTACGACATCACACCTTTCGATTATCAACATCAGAACAAAAATGATGACTATCTGCCGTTGGTTAGAGAGTTGGTACAGCATGATCACCTTGTGTTTGCTACACCAGTCTATTGA
- a CDS encoding GNAT family N-acetyltransferase gives MEKLKEDHASELYELTECNREYLREWLPWLDSIGSISDTMAFIESTTNGPATFALFYSGKICGVAGFHNINSQHKYGSIGYWIAQNRTGKGIATAAVKELLRIGFEEYSLNKIEIRCAKNNSKSRAIPERLGFKYEASLRQCEWLYSKFVDHAIYSMLASEYRA, from the coding sequence ATGGAAAAGCTGAAAGAAGATCACGCATCAGAGCTTTACGAGTTGACTGAATGTAACCGTGAGTACTTGCGAGAGTGGCTCCCTTGGCTTGATTCAATAGGTTCGATCTCCGATACGATGGCATTTATCGAATCTACAACGAATGGCCCTGCAACATTTGCACTATTTTACAGTGGTAAAATTTGTGGAGTAGCTGGCTTTCACAACATAAACAGCCAGCACAAGTATGGGTCAATTGGGTATTGGATAGCCCAGAATCGAACTGGAAAGGGAATTGCTACAGCCGCAGTCAAAGAATTGCTTAGAATTGGATTTGAAGAATATAGTCTCAATAAAATTGAAATAAGATGTGCGAAAAATAATTCGAAGAGCCGAGCTATTCCAGAGCGACTTGGATTCAAATATGAAGCAAGTTTAAGGCAATGTGAGTGGCTATACTCAAAGTTTGTTGATCATGCAATATACTCAATGCTGGCATCAGAGTATCGTGCTTAA
- a CDS encoding peroxiredoxin, whose amino-acid sequence MQNLTDLPENLPVPFDDGACDHLKNRKLPSIRLSTTDDLEVDFSNLDNRVVIYFYPMTGRPGTTLPDGWDEIPGARGCTPQSCSFRDHYLELRELQASVYGLSTQNTEYQKEAVSRLHLPFPLVSDSSLKFIQALNIPTLEVSGMTLSKRVTVIANHGVIEKVFYPVFPPNENADEVIKYLKAKKLNKTLQPTAIASTE is encoded by the coding sequence ATGCAAAACTTAACGGACTTACCTGAAAACTTACCTGTTCCTTTTGATGATGGTGCTTGTGATCACCTTAAAAACAGGAAACTTCCCTCAATTAGGCTATCAACAACTGATGATTTGGAAGTCGATTTCTCTAATCTTGATAATCGTGTAGTTATTTATTTCTATCCAATGACTGGTCGACCGGGTACCACATTGCCTGATGGCTGGGATGAAATTCCTGGTGCTAGAGGCTGCACCCCACAATCTTGTTCATTTAGAGACCATTACTTAGAGTTGAGGGAACTTCAAGCTTCAGTTTATGGGCTCAGCACTCAGAATACTGAGTATCAAAAAGAAGCAGTAAGCCGCCTGCACCTCCCATTTCCATTGGTTAGTGATAGTTCTCTAAAATTCATTCAAGCATTGAATATCCCAACTCTGGAGGTCTCAGGTATGACCTTGTCTAAACGGGTGACGGTAATAGCTAATCATGGGGTTATAGAAAAAGTTTTCTATCCAGTATTTCCACCCAATGAAAATGCAGATGAGGTCATAAAATACCTAAAAGCAAAAAAGCTTAACAAGACACTGCAGCCGACTGCTATCGCGTCGACTGAATGA
- a CDS encoding GNAT family N-acetyltransferase has translation MLITEVSEPSEEDFEVLKNGLNGFNEVHSGPLLNEKVSSFVKNDKNETVGGILGEINWGWLHIKGLWVSESVRSKGLGAGLLSKLETYAKSKGITNIRLETTSFQALGFYEKQGYVLFGQLPDMPPTYTSYFLMKQTRI, from the coding sequence ATGTTAATCACTGAAGTATCTGAACCGTCAGAAGAGGACTTTGAGGTCCTGAAAAATGGACTAAATGGGTTCAATGAGGTTCATTCTGGGCCACTTCTTAATGAAAAGGTTTCATCGTTTGTAAAAAATGATAAAAATGAAACGGTAGGCGGTATCCTCGGAGAAATTAACTGGGGTTGGTTACACATAAAAGGGTTATGGGTTTCGGAGTCCGTGAGGTCTAAAGGATTGGGGGCAGGCCTCCTAAGTAAGCTTGAGACTTATGCGAAATCAAAAGGCATAACTAACATTCGACTTGAAACAACATCCTTTCAAGCCTTGGGCTTCTATGAAAAACAAGGATATGTTTTATTTGGGCAATTACCTGATATGCCTCCGACCTACACAAGCTATTTTTTAATGAAGCAGACAAGGATATAA
- a CDS encoding GNAT family N-acetyltransferase gives MESQKVNYDLRRANEGDYEFCYKLTKQNMYDLFCRHWGGWFDSEFRKGFVADNIQIIRVRDKAIGYFSYVINKDSLYIDNIQLASQFQGQGIGTKLLTDFLTKNQNTVIRLTTFEDNPAKHLYEKLGFKVIVRNGSTIKMEIVPNKSLQPTTTASAE, from the coding sequence ATGGAATCTCAAAAAGTGAATTATGATCTCCGACGAGCTAACGAAGGTGATTATGAATTTTGTTACAAGCTTACAAAACAGAATATGTACGACCTATTTTGTCGTCACTGGGGTGGTTGGTTCGACTCAGAATTCCGAAAAGGCTTTGTCGCAGACAATATTCAAATAATAAGAGTCAGAGATAAAGCGATAGGGTATTTCAGCTATGTAATCAACAAAGATTCACTCTACATCGATAACATTCAACTTGCCTCTCAATTTCAAGGGCAAGGTATTGGGACAAAGCTTCTCACTGATTTTCTGACAAAAAATCAAAATACTGTAATCAGACTCACAACGTTTGAGGATAATCCGGCCAAACATCTTTATGAAAAATTGGGATTTAAAGTGATTGTAAGAAATGGTTCTACAATCAAGATGGAGATAGTGCCTAACAAGTCACTGCAGCCGACCACTACCGCGTCGGCTGAATGA
- a CDS encoding type IV secretion system protein, with protein MAATLVQKTFDEIDTTLATYINDVATSVIASITPVVTTLLLIYVTLWGWKVITGNSTELVTDGFNRVVKLTLIVSLAVNLGYYNSFVVDFLFNLPSSLANLASTTGGATGIGGFLDSILMDMWDLGTTFQTKAELEAEWGIPNLSLLLSAYVIWLLGLALTIVGAFLLVLSKLALSALLAVGPIFIVLIMFEPTKRLFESWIMQCLNFIFISMLVGAILKLIVTLLSNYLSAYTAVATPSNVEVKGAIPAIFLSVMAILVLLQVTSIASSLAHGISLSSMLSGRRITGSMVDSVRGVGRFTFKAGKSTVEGAKSSRNVAKAITAKLRRGNTITGS; from the coding sequence ATGGCAGCTACATTAGTACAAAAAACGTTTGATGAGATTGATACAACATTAGCCACATATATCAATGACGTTGCAACATCAGTCATTGCATCCATTACGCCAGTTGTGACGACGTTATTGCTGATTTACGTGACTTTGTGGGGATGGAAGGTTATCACTGGAAACTCGACTGAGCTGGTGACTGATGGCTTCAATCGTGTTGTGAAGTTAACCCTTATTGTTTCTTTGGCTGTAAACCTTGGCTATTACAATTCATTTGTTGTGGATTTTCTGTTTAACCTACCAAGTAGCTTAGCGAACTTAGCATCTACGACAGGTGGGGCGACAGGTATCGGTGGGTTTCTGGATAGCATTTTGATGGATATGTGGGATTTGGGTACCACATTTCAGACCAAGGCTGAGCTAGAGGCTGAATGGGGTATACCTAATCTATCGTTATTGTTGTCCGCATACGTGATTTGGCTGTTAGGTTTGGCTCTCACAATTGTGGGGGCGTTTCTATTGGTGTTATCAAAACTAGCTCTATCTGCTTTATTAGCGGTCGGACCAATTTTTATTGTTTTGATTATGTTCGAACCGACGAAAAGGCTGTTTGAGTCATGGATTATGCAGTGTTTAAATTTTATTTTTATTTCAATGTTAGTAGGTGCCATCCTCAAATTAATCGTCACCTTGTTGAGTAACTATTTGTCCGCCTATACGGCCGTGGCAACACCATCAAACGTTGAGGTTAAAGGTGCCATACCGGCAATATTTCTGTCAGTTATGGCGATTTTAGTTCTGCTGCAAGTGACTTCCATTGCATCAAGCTTAGCTCACGGTATTTCTTTGAGTTCAATGCTCTCAGGTCGTCGTATCACGGGCTCAATGGTAGATAGTGTGAGAGGGGTAGGTCGTTTTACTTTCAAGGCCGGAAAAAGCACTGTGGAAGGTGCAAAATCATCACGTAACGTGGCAAAAGCTATTACAGCAAAATTGAGAAGAGGTAATACCATCACTGGTTCGTAA
- the virB5 gene encoding P-type DNA transfer protein VirB5 produces MKLTKCVQPLVFTSTLFLSNPIFAGGIPVIDVTAIAEAVKTLVQLEKQFDELQQQTGISAEQLEALTGARGLADLVNDPSSRYYIPAELGEILKLTADLGGGDYDELEDRIQEIMSATRIIDVDEVGLGEGSTHSIDFSANQNQVALNSALAEQAYNEANKRTRNLQVLLERINVAEDPKEIADLNARIAAEQLMLTNEANKLTALQQSQTAYRERQSQRTLEKRIQSTGGKGFDFVSW; encoded by the coding sequence ATGAAGTTAACGAAGTGTGTTCAGCCCCTCGTTTTCACATCCACATTGTTTCTATCCAATCCAATTTTTGCAGGTGGAATTCCTGTTATTGATGTTACTGCCATAGCTGAAGCGGTAAAAACACTGGTTCAGCTTGAGAAGCAGTTTGATGAATTACAGCAACAAACTGGAATTTCAGCAGAGCAACTTGAGGCATTAACTGGTGCTAGAGGGTTGGCTGATTTAGTAAACGATCCCTCTAGTCGTTATTACATACCAGCTGAGCTAGGAGAGATATTAAAGCTGACAGCTGATTTGGGTGGTGGTGACTATGATGAATTGGAAGATCGTATTCAAGAGATTATGAGTGCTACACGAATCATAGATGTTGATGAGGTTGGGTTAGGCGAAGGGTCAACTCATTCGATTGATTTCAGTGCTAATCAAAATCAAGTTGCACTAAATAGTGCTCTCGCAGAGCAAGCCTATAACGAGGCTAATAAACGCACACGAAACCTTCAGGTGTTACTTGAGCGAATTAACGTTGCTGAAGATCCAAAAGAAATAGCTGATCTAAATGCTCGCATTGCTGCCGAGCAACTAATGTTGACGAATGAAGCTAATAAATTAACTGCCCTGCAACAAAGCCAAACAGCTTATAGAGAAAGGCAGTCTCAACGGACTCTTGAAAAACGTATTCAGAGCACAGGCGGCAAAGGCTTTGATTTTGTTAGCTGGTAA
- a CDS encoding type II toxin-antitoxin system RelE/ParE family toxin has translation MIKSFKHKGLEKFFTTGSTAGIQAKHSAKVRDQLAFLDSATCIEDMDLPSFRLHELKGKLKGKYSITVSGNWRIVFEFIDGDAYIVNYEDYH, from the coding sequence ATGATTAAGAGCTTCAAACATAAAGGACTTGAGAAGTTTTTCACGACTGGAAGCACAGCCGGTATTCAGGCGAAACACTCAGCAAAGGTTCGAGATCAACTTGCGTTCTTAGATTCTGCAACCTGTATCGAAGATATGGATTTACCCAGCTTTCGACTGCATGAATTAAAGGGCAAGCTTAAAGGAAAGTATTCCATTACTGTTTCAGGGAATTGGCGAATTGTCTTTGAGTTTATAGATGGAGACGCTTACATCGTTAATTATGAGGATTATCACTAA
- a CDS encoding HigA family addiction module antitoxin: MTFQQHNPPHVGELIYRTYIEPFDDVSANKIAVALGVSPSTFNRLLNGKSDLSPEMAVRLSAVLGRTAESWLRLQESYDLWQAKQKVDTKSLHKIDFAQFAEQVRGELLEPY; this comes from the coding sequence ATGACTTTTCAACAACATAACCCGCCCCACGTTGGCGAATTAATTTATCGCACATACATTGAACCATTCGATGATGTATCAGCTAACAAAATTGCTGTTGCATTGGGTGTATCGCCAAGCACATTTAACCGTTTATTAAACGGTAAATCTGATTTATCACCTGAAATGGCTGTACGTCTTTCTGCTGTTCTTGGACGTACCGCTGAAAGCTGGTTACGTCTTCAGGAAAGTTATGATCTATGGCAAGCAAAACAGAAAGTCGATACAAAAAGTCTACATAAAATAGACTTTGCTCAATTCGCTGAACAGGTGAGAGGAGAGCTACTCGAACCCTACTAA
- a CDS encoding type II toxin-antitoxin system HicB family antitoxin: protein MKYKGYEAVIRYSDEDETFIGEVVNTRDILVFDGNDIAEITDSFHAVVDEYLQGCEDEGKAPEKPFSGQFVMRVKPELHRELFIKAKESGKSLNAFVSEQLDRIAHTS, encoded by the coding sequence ATGAAATACAAAGGATATGAAGCTGTTATTAGATACAGTGATGAAGATGAAACCTTTATCGGTGAAGTGGTCAACACTCGCGATATTTTAGTATTTGACGGTAATGATATTGCCGAAATAACTGACTCATTCCACGCTGTTGTAGATGAGTATTTACAAGGTTGTGAGGATGAAGGAAAAGCACCTGAAAAGCCATTCTCAGGGCAGTTTGTTATGCGAGTTAAGCCAGAACTGCATAGAGAATTATTCATTAAAGCTAAAGAATCAGGCAAAAGCCTAAATGCTTTTGTTAGTGAGCAGTTAGACCGGATTGCTCATACATCATAA
- a CDS encoding helix-turn-helix domain-containing protein, with protein MLIDKNWCLQNAFDEINQVYYPGGLTTGPQRNRLIEAWGQLVGKTKALAELDLLVVEYGSINKMSKSVRMSPQSIKYLRNFFESLPDDFEQIIPMKSYEFIEGRKCSLEENLYHEFKEVNGNNPTKSIQNLVDEYILAFLNSSGGSIFWGICDDGKVKSLELNSREKDDIKKAIYQKINTIEPSIDPTKIGIHFHKVLEATNGHVLEVNVPKSNSTGLYFNSSGNTWVKVNGCKQKLQGLALQDYIIQRIQDYD; from the coding sequence TTGTTAATTGATAAAAATTGGTGCCTTCAAAACGCTTTTGATGAAATCAATCAAGTTTATTATCCTGGGGGATTAACAACTGGCCCCCAACGAAACAGGCTAATTGAAGCTTGGGGTCAGTTAGTTGGGAAAACAAAAGCTTTGGCTGAACTAGATTTACTGGTTGTTGAATATGGCTCCATCAACAAAATGTCAAAATCTGTCCGAATGAGTCCCCAGTCAATTAAATATCTCAGAAATTTTTTTGAATCGTTACCTGATGACTTTGAACAAATCATTCCTATGAAAAGTTATGAATTTATTGAAGGAAGAAAATGCTCACTGGAAGAAAATCTTTACCATGAATTTAAAGAAGTAAATGGTAACAACCCCACAAAATCTATTCAAAATCTTGTTGATGAATATATTTTGGCATTTTTAAATAGTTCTGGTGGTAGTATCTTCTGGGGTATTTGCGATGATGGAAAGGTAAAAAGCCTTGAGCTAAACTCTAGAGAAAAAGACGATATTAAAAAAGCTATCTATCAAAAGATAAATACAATTGAGCCATCGATAGACCCAACTAAAATTGGAATTCACTTCCACAAGGTTTTAGAGGCTACAAATGGTCATGTATTAGAAGTAAATGTGCCGAAATCAAACTCAACAGGCTTATACTTTAATTCGTCAGGCAACACTTGGGTTAAAGTTAATGGCTGTAAGCAAAAGCTTCAAGGCTTGGCACTACAAGATTATATTATTCAACGTATTCAAGATTACGATTAA
- a CDS encoding DUF6575 domain-containing protein: MLLNKKSQLGDLSIIEVYEYFDMPTLYCAKDKVMGTYYIVFWCDKKSEPVHKEGWLYLPISKNKLNLLRAKRISFREAYEQPERGYYLAYIGKDPEQDEVTFIRQKDLPDDFLPTEGFYVDSIDKWSSSPEESWIFRLVVKNVNKKTHKVAADISNAIQEQFTELFKSAMSLFDLSNKRVFNLYELGADFSSVDVRLGANDEELAYKALDVLENVFTAGNIEQLNEALSKYSLDTHQIEQFYNKIVSSNVNVKIIPKYIGNEIVLDNQSVKEKLDPLKNTNLTSISSIDVPQANDIETILKVMDLVDHGKTLTHDNFENINSPRQVSYYVDAAKALGLLTRKNEITSEGSFLLTRKSNHIKYQVLANLFELSECGTKWMRYCEKSDISELDPNSAEQFLLNCVSSLSEKTAKRRATTLKKWLADLQPYKIEYKEDI; this comes from the coding sequence ATGTTGCTAAATAAAAAATCCCAGTTAGGAGATTTAAGCATTATTGAAGTATATGAATACTTTGATATGCCAACTCTTTATTGTGCAAAAGATAAGGTTATGGGCACCTATTACATTGTCTTTTGGTGCGATAAAAAAAGTGAACCAGTACATAAAGAGGGTTGGCTTTATTTACCTATATCAAAAAACAAACTCAACCTATTGAGAGCTAAGCGGATTTCGTTTAGAGAAGCATATGAGCAGCCTGAACGAGGTTACTATTTGGCTTATATTGGAAAAGATCCTGAGCAAGATGAAGTAACTTTTATTAGACAAAAAGATTTGCCCGATGACTTTCTACCAACAGAAGGGTTTTATGTTGACTCAATCGATAAGTGGAGCTCTTCACCTGAAGAAAGTTGGATTTTTAGGCTAGTCGTAAAAAATGTAAACAAAAAAACACATAAGGTTGCAGCAGATATTTCGAATGCGATTCAAGAACAGTTTACAGAGCTGTTTAAGTCAGCTATGAGTTTATTTGATCTTTCCAATAAACGAGTATTCAACCTGTATGAGTTGGGAGCAGACTTTAGTTCTGTTGATGTAAGACTTGGTGCTAATGATGAAGAGCTTGCCTATAAAGCCTTAGACGTACTCGAAAATGTTTTTACAGCAGGCAATATTGAACAACTTAATGAAGCCCTTTCTAAATATTCACTTGATACTCATCAAATTGAGCAGTTTTATAACAAAATAGTTTCTAGTAATGTAAATGTGAAAATTATTCCAAAGTATATTGGAAATGAAATTGTTCTAGATAACCAAAGCGTTAAAGAGAAGCTAGATCCGCTAAAAAATACTAATTTAACATCCATATCATCAATTGATGTTCCTCAAGCAAATGATATAGAAACCATCCTTAAAGTTATGGATTTAGTGGATCATGGTAAAACACTGACACATGATAATTTTGAAAACATAAACTCACCAAGACAGGTTAGTTATTATGTTGATGCAGCAAAGGCGTTAGGGTTACTTACTAGGAAAAATGAAATTACTTCCGAAGGATCGTTTTTATTAACTCGGAAATCAAATCATATAAAGTATCAAGTCTTAGCAAATCTATTTGAGCTTTCTGAATGTGGCACTAAGTGGATGAGGTATTGTGAAAAATCAGATATTAGTGAATTGGATCCGAATTCAGCTGAGCAGTTCCTCTTAAACTGCGTATCTTCATTATCTGAGAAAACGGCTAAACGTCGTGCTACAACATTGAAAAAATGGTTAGCGGATCTTCAACCATACAAAATTGAATATAAGGAAGACATATAG
- a CDS encoding DNA-methyltransferase has translation MEITNFDLKCADALDFLGALADESVDLFITDPPYESLEKHRAIGTTTRLKNSKASSNAWFTIFPNSSFEQLFIEIYRVLKKNSHFYLFCDQETAFIVKPIAEKVGFKFWKPLIWDKKKIGMGYHYRARYEFILFFEKGKRKLKNFSIPDILEVPRVYRGYPTEKPVELAEILIGQSSDEGELIVDPFMGAGSFGVAAIRNHRRFLGVDIAEEAVSVAKERLYNELSH, from the coding sequence ATGGAAATAACGAATTTTGACTTAAAATGTGCAGATGCACTTGATTTTTTAGGAGCTTTGGCTGACGAGTCTGTTGATTTGTTTATCACTGATCCACCATATGAGTCATTAGAAAAACACAGAGCAATTGGAACAACAACACGCTTGAAAAATAGCAAGGCATCAAGCAACGCATGGTTTACTATTTTTCCTAACTCATCTTTTGAACAATTATTTATTGAAATATATCGAGTTCTCAAAAAAAACTCCCACTTTTATTTATTTTGTGATCAAGAGACTGCATTTATTGTAAAACCTATAGCTGAAAAAGTAGGTTTTAAGTTTTGGAAACCACTAATTTGGGACAAAAAAAAGATAGGAATGGGCTATCACTATCGTGCAAGATATGAATTTATCCTGTTTTTTGAAAAAGGAAAAAGGAAGTTAAAAAACTTTTCTATTCCAGATATTCTAGAGGTCCCTAGAGTTTATAGAGGATATCCAACTGAAAAGCCAGTAGAATTAGCTGAAATTTTGATTGGTCAAAGTTCAGATGAGGGTGAGCTTATAGTGGATCCATTCATGGGGGCGGGATCGTTTGGTGTCGCTGCAATTCGAAATCATAGACGCTTCTTAGGAGTAGACATAGCTGAGGAAGCAGTAAGTGTTGCTAAAGAACGTTTATATAATGAGCTTAGTCATTAG
- a CDS encoding site-specific integrase has translation MASYIKRGEGQWQAKVRKKGYPVQTKTFRNKSLAQKWATQVEAQMDNKMFISSTLAETTTVQQLTKRYITEILPSKKSAVSMGSMIRCISNCIGEYAVISITPSVLADYRDTRLKRVKPETVRKELLCIKRILTIASKEWGIYLPHGNPVDRITVPPQPKRGRERRLEGNEQERILDAAKKYGGEISAIIRFAIETAMRRGEIAKLRWENIDIAKRVVTLPDTKNGDSRTVPLSTSALNILAEIPRNINGKVFSMRADSITHAFERCCKCANIANLRFHDLRHEATSRFFEMGLNIMEVSSITGHKDLMMLKRYTHLKAEDLARRLTK, from the coding sequence ATGGCAAGTTATATAAAGCGTGGGGAAGGCCAATGGCAGGCAAAAGTCCGCAAAAAAGGCTACCCAGTCCAAACCAAAACATTCAGAAACAAATCTCTGGCCCAAAAGTGGGCTACTCAAGTTGAAGCTCAAATGGACAACAAAATGTTCATTTCAAGCACTCTTGCAGAAACCACCACTGTCCAGCAATTAACTAAACGTTATATTACTGAAATACTCCCCTCGAAAAAGTCTGCTGTCAGTATGGGATCGATGATTCGTTGTATCAGCAATTGCATTGGGGAATATGCTGTCATTAGCATCACCCCTAGTGTGTTGGCAGATTACAGAGACACTAGGCTTAAAAGAGTAAAGCCGGAAACCGTTAGAAAAGAGTTGTTGTGTATTAAACGGATCCTGACCATTGCCTCCAAGGAATGGGGCATTTATTTGCCTCATGGCAATCCTGTAGACAGGATCACTGTACCACCTCAGCCAAAACGAGGTAGGGAGCGTAGGTTAGAAGGGAATGAACAGGAACGGATTCTTGATGCAGCAAAAAAATACGGTGGTGAAATATCAGCCATTATTCGATTTGCAATTGAGACTGCCATGCGTAGAGGAGAAATTGCCAAACTGCGCTGGGAAAACATTGATATAGCCAAGAGAGTTGTAACTCTCCCAGATACAAAGAATGGTGATAGCAGAACAGTCCCACTTTCTACATCGGCATTAAATATCCTTGCTGAGATCCCACGAAATATTAACGGTAAAGTGTTTTCAATGCGTGCTGATTCTATAACACATGCATTTGAACGTTGTTGTAAATGTGCCAATATCGCAAACTTACGTTTCCATGATTTACGGCATGAAGCTACAAGTCGATTTTTTGAGATGGGATTGAACATAATGGAAGTTTCATCCATAACTGGCCATAAGGATTTGATGATGTTAAAGCGTTATACCCACTTAAAAGCGGAGGATTTAGCACGAAGGTTAACTAAGTAA
- a CDS encoding sirohydrochlorin chelatase: protein MKALLIVAHGSRRNQSNHEVMALAESLAAKCQHQYSLVMAAFLELAEPSIPTGIRVCAEQGAAEVVILPYFLNTGRHVAEDIPEQIDIGKQDLPNLTITLLPHIGALPEMQNLLIQAAVSK, encoded by the coding sequence ATGAAAGCGTTATTAATTGTGGCGCATGGTAGTCGCCGAAATCAGTCGAATCATGAAGTGATGGCACTTGCTGAGTCTCTCGCGGCAAAGTGCCAGCACCAATATAGTTTGGTCATGGCAGCCTTTCTAGAATTAGCTGAACCATCTATACCCACAGGCATCAGAGTTTGTGCGGAGCAGGGTGCAGCAGAGGTTGTGATTTTGCCATATTTTCTAAATACCGGCCGCCATGTCGCGGAGGATATTCCCGAACAAATCGATATTGGAAAACAGGACCTACCAAATCTGACCATCACTTTGCTGCCACATATTGGCGCACTACCCGAGATGCAGAATCTATTGATACAAGCTGCGGTATCTAAATAA